The Limibacillus sp. sequence GCGGCAAGACAGCCCCAGCCGAGTAGCAGAAGCACCCCGCCCAGCGGCGTGATCCAGGCAAGCGCCGTCACTCCGCTCAAGGCCATGACCACCAGCGAGCCGGAAAACAGCATCCCCCCCAAAGCTACCGACCAGGCGCTGAGCAGGAAGGCGCGGCTGGGCCTGCGCGCGAGCAGCAAGGAGAGGCCGAGCAGAAGCGGCGCATGGGCAAGCCAATAGTCGCTGGCTGTCTCAACCCAACCCAGCGCCTTCGGCTCCAGAGA is a genomic window containing:
- a CDS encoding DUF423 domain-containing protein, with amino-acid sequence MNSIGSTERGFVPSWLLMAALFGLLGVGFGAFAAHALQGSLEPKALGWVETASDYWLAHAPLLLGLSLLLARRPSRAFLLSAWSVALGGMLFSGSLVVMALSGVTALAWITPLGGVLLLLGWGCLAAGAVRVRH